From Bombina bombina isolate aBomBom1 chromosome 1, aBomBom1.pri, whole genome shotgun sequence:
tcttaccgtggactgatgaacagcaaagcttttggagatacttttataaccctttccagctttatgcaagtcaacaatttttAATCGTAGATCTTCTGAGAGGTCTTTTGTGCgcggcatcattcacatcaggcaatgcttcttgtgaaaagcaaacccagaactggtgtgtgttttgtatagggcagggcagctgtaaacAACAcatccaatctcatctcattgattggactccagtttgctgacatctcactccaattagctcttggagctgtcattagtctaggggttcacatactttttccacctgcactgtgaaagtttacatggtgtgttcaataaaaacatggcaacatttcattttttgtgtgttattagtttaagcagactgtgattgtctattgttgggaCTTAGatgattttttatgacaaatttgtgcagaaatccatatcattccaaagggttcacatactttttcttgcaactgtatctgTCCCTATGTGGGTTTTATCAGATAACTGATAAGcaatgcactgtatactaacattatagttgggctagccttattgtctgccgactaaagcccagattggctcctctaaataagacaaatggtgggtggagttttgctattgatacataattgcagtaaaaaaaagatgttaatgtgttttaaaaaaaaattaagacttggctgatatgttgttctatataaatgtattgtaattacagggtgtttactcTGCAAACTTTTTTGTAAGCACAGTAAATATAAGCAATTCAACACTACATTGCAAAAGTTATGCATTAATCagctatataatttattttaaatcaaGCAGATACGTCTTCCAtataaactgaaataaaaaaatgggaaacTTAAAACTTACTTGGTTCATGACTTTCTGTAACTTGACTTAGCTTCTTAAATGTACAATCAACATTTTCTCCATTATGATCTTGTAAATTACTGTGGTCATTTTCATCAAGAACACTGATGCCTTTTGAAGGATGTGAGGATTCGCAAGAGTTGTAGTCCTCTGTGAAATCCAGAAGGGGAATACTCTTTAGCAAAGTCTTGTCCATAATTAAGGAAACATTTTCACCGGTAGATTGAGATGGGAATTCTTCATAGCTTGGAAACTCCACCATAGAATCCAGAATTGATTCGCTAACCATGTCAAGCATAAAAGAGTCATGCTCATTTGTAGAAAAGAGACTTGTAAACTTTGTGGGCTTTTTAGGTTGACTAGATTCTGGCTCTATTACACTCTCTCGAACAAGTGTTTGTTTTGTATTGACCACAGCATTTTTCTTAGGTGGCAACATATAGGTCTTCCTTTTGTCCTCCTGAGAAAGCAAGTGATCTGACTTTTTGTAACGATTTTCATTGTGAGCTGCTTGCGAGGACCTTGAATTCGAAGGTTCACTGCAGGAATCAACATTTTGATCTACAGGGATTActtttgatttaaattttttagactTTTTATGTGTCTTATCACATCCACTTTTGTTATCTTCAGAAAGGGGTAAAATATCCGTAAAGCCTAAAGAGTTTATTGAATGACTTGGTGCATCGGGTTTCAAATCAGTATCTTTTTCAATATCAATCGTATCATTTATATTGGACGTTTTGAGACTGGGTTCCGGAATAACAAAGGTCTCCCTCCGATAACAGATTTTATCTTCTCTGGAAACAAAGTCTGCCGGAGCTTGTACAATACAAGTATCAGGAGGACACACAACATATGTTTCACGACGAATACTTGGGTATCTGTTTGTCATACTAGCTTGTAATACATTAGCTTGAAGGTTATGTCCTTTCTGCAGATCTAATAGAGTTTCGGAGCTGACAAGTTTATATCCTTCATTCTCCATTGGAAATTGGTCAAGCAACTTTGAACTGTGCTTTTCCTTGCATATTTTCTTTTTGGATTTTTCTGAATTCTTTAAAATGTCACTAGCTTTTGCTTGGCCTTGCTTAAGAGCAATTTCGGTCCTACATTTTTCACTCTTGACTTGTTCTTTTTCATATTCAAAAACTGCTGAATTTTTTAATTGGCAAATTTCATTAAACAGAACATCATCCCCTTGTTCAGGGTCTCTTAACTGATTTTGCATATTATCAATATTTGATGTTATATTAAAGTCAAATTCTTCCTGTTTAATTGGATGTGTTACACAAACTGCATATGTCCTTCTGCTATCCTTATCAATTATTTGTGATACTGTATTTGTATTCAAATCTATTTCAGTGTTTAAGTGTGAATTTGAGTTGCTTTCTATATTTTCAGACTGGTGTACAATATTCAGAGGTTCTATTTCAGTATCATATACAACATCAGATTTTTCTTTGGATTTGGATATATCTTTGTTTTCGTCActacaaaggctatttttacaaatCTTTTTAGtcttttcttttttagattttttgaCCTTCCTCAGTGAAGTTTGATCCGGTTTGACAGGTAATTTAGATTTAGTTTTGCTCTTTTTACTTTTAGATGAAACTGCAACAATGGAAGCAGCATCACTGGAAGTTAGTTCCATATCAGCATCATACAAGGTTTTCTCTTGCTGAGCAGATGCatcttcagtttgtggctctttatTTACAACTGGCTCTACATGATCTGATGGCATTGTATTGTCTGTATTGTGCTTATTGTTTGCACTGTCTTCTGTGATTAAGCACATAGAAGGCTCACCTTCGACTGACTGCATGCTTAAACTTAACATTGTTGACAGCTTATTCTTTTCAGTTAAAAGGCCAAATACTTCTGAGTTGGCAATATAAGGTACATCAATCTCACTATTTCCACTTGATTTAGATAAAACAGTTTGGCTATTACAAGCCTCATCTGGTTCCCATTGTGCACCAGTGTTCCTTTCTTTGTTCTCTGTATACTGTTTTGTGATGGAATCCATTTCCACAAACACATTGCTTAAATGCAATATGCCTGACTGGTTATTCAAATGTGAGTTATTGTCACAAGGTGACGGTATCTTATAATTTACACCATTGCATAAAGAATCTGGAAGAATAGTTTGGGAATTGTGCTCCCATTGTGAACTGGTGGGGTTGTCTATGCCATCTGTGCACTGGCTTTGGTTAGGCTCCCACTTTTGACTACTGGAACGCGGCAAGGCTGACCTTTTTTTCCTCTTTGTCACAAAGGTACCAATGTCTGAAGTTCTACTATTTGTTAAAGTTAACTCATCGAAAGATTCTAATGACTTTACTCTCTTATTTTGGGAAGCAGAATCATAAGTTTTATCAACAGATGCTGGCAGGTCATctaggggggaaaaaataaataatttttttttaaataaaatcaaaacaTCTGGCAGTattatttagaaagaaaaaaaaatctaatagtaAAAATGCTTCTGTAGATATTATAATAAAGAATCCTTTACCTATGGACGGTTTTGCAAGTATATCCATTTTTGATTTTTCCAAACTACTTGACTTCTCTCTGGTGATACTACAATTTACATTAAGATCATGTGCCTGATTTTCATCCATAGCACTGGAGAATGAATCATTCTTGTTGCTGTCCACAGCAGAGGTGCAAGGAACTCTTAAAGGCATTCCTgtaaatctaaaagaaaaaaataatgtttaagaggtatttttttttctcattcataTGCATTTATTCATAATGGTTTTAAATTGtggtaaataaattatataatgtaTGTCCGGTAGCAGGTGTGTCTACTCAagttcattaaaagggacagtaaacataggtattaatgtaaaattaaaataaaatatttactaacCATCATCACCATCAACTTCTGCATCTGTTCTTTTGTATTGAGGGACCACTagcctaatgttatataattcagcatATAATGCAGATTATTTGTAACATTAATacctatgtttactgtccctttaaagtaagattGAATAACTCATTAGGACTTATTGTTTGAAATACCGGTGAAAAGTCTTTGTATAATAAATAGATCTAAATCAGGGCACAGCAAGTTCAGGCGCTAGAGAGCCAACGGTACCTTGAAATTAGGCACTGCCACCCTGGTTTAGTGTTGTGCCCCCCACTTCCCCCTGCCGACATTTCTAAAACATAGCTTGGTACGGcgttgtttgtatgtgtatatataaattaatattgatttattttttacatgCAATAGCACTGCACCCTCCTTTATTTCTGCTCTCCAATCTACACTctgaaaaaacataaaattatgcttacctgatagtttcatttccatctgtgggaggagagtccactgcttcattcattacttgtgggaattaagaacctggccaccaggaggaggcaaagacaccccagccaaaggcttaaatacctccccccactcccctaatcccccagtcattctgccaagggaacaaggaacagtaggagaaatatcagggtataaatcttgccagaagaataaaattaaatttaggtctgcccaccggagaaacgggtgggagcagtggactctcccccacagatggaaattaaattatcaggtaagcataatttgttttccatcttaatgggaggagagtccactgtttcattcattacttgtgggaacaaatacccaagctctagaggacactgaattaaacaaaacgggagggaaaaaggaggcggaccctaaactgagggcaccacagcctgcagaacctttctcccaaaagctgcttgcgccgaagcaaaaacatcaaatttgtaaaattttgcaaaagtatgtaaagaccaagtcgccgccttacaaatctgctccatagaagcctcgttcttaaaggccaagGCCACAGCCcaagttgagtgagccgtaatcctctaggccagacggataatgctcctcaaccaaaaagcaaccaaaaagacagtgaagtggaataGGCCCTCTGCACCCTTCCCTTCCCCGAATAcacaacaaaacagaatttatgtttacctgataaatttctttctccaacggtgtgtccggtccacggcgtcatccttacttgtgggatattctcttccccaacaggaaatggcaaagagcccagcaaagctggtcacatgatccctcctaggctccgcctaccccagtcattcgaccgacgttaaggaggaataatagcataggagaaaccatatggtaccgtggtgactgtagttaaagaaaataaattatcagacctgattaaaaaaaaaccagggcgggccgtggaccggacacaccgttggagaaagaaatttatcaggtaaacataaattctgttttctccaacataggtgtgtccggtccacggcgtcatccttacttgtgggaaccaataccaaagctttaggacacggatgaagggagggagcaaatcaggtcacctaaatggaaggcaccacggcttgcaaaacctttctcccaaaaatagcctcagaagaagcaaaagtatcaaacttgtaaaatttggtaaaagtgtgcagtgaagaccaagtcgctgccctacatatctgatcaacagaagcctcgttcttgaaggcccatgtggaagccacagccctagtggaatgagccgtgattctttcgggaggctgccgtccggcagtctcgtaagccaatctgatgatgcttttaatccaaaaagagagagaggtagaagttgctttttgacctctccttttacctgaataaacaacaaacagggaagatgtttgtctaaaatcctttgtagcatctaaatagaattttagagcgcgaacaacatccaaattgtgcaacaagcgttccttctttgaaactggtttcggacacagagaaggtacgataatctcctggttaatgtttttgttagaaacaacctttggaagaaaaccaggtttagtacgtaaaaccaccttatctgcatggaacaccagataaggaggagaacactgcagagcagataattctgaaactcttctagcagaagaaattgcaactaaaaacaaaactttccaagataataacttaatatcaacggaatgtaagggttcaaacggaaccccctgaagaactgaaagaactaaattgagactccaaggaggagtcaaaggtttgtaaacaggcttgattctaaccagagcctgaacaaaggcttgaacatctggcacagctgccagttttttgtgaagtaacaccgacaaggcagaaatctgtcccttcagggaacttgccgataatcctttttccaatccttcttgaaggaaggatagaatcctaggaatcttaaccttgtcccaagggaatcctttagattcacaccaacagatatattttttccaaattttgtggtaaatctttctagttacaggctttctggcctgaacaagagtatcgataacagaatctgagaaacctcgcttcgataaaatcaagcgttcaatctccaagcagtcagctggagtgaaaccagattcggatgttcgaacggaccctgaacaagaaggtctcgtctcaaaggtagcttccaaggtggagccgatgacatattcaccagatctgcataccaagtcctgcgtggccacgcaggagctatcaagatcacggacgccctctcctgattgatcctggctaccagcctggggatgagaggaaacggcgggaacacataagctagtttgaaggtccaaggtgctactagtgcatccactagagccgccttgggatccctggatctggacccgtagcaaggaactttgaagttctgacgagaggccatcagatccatgtctggaatgccccaaagttgcgtgacttgggcaaagatttccggatggagttcccactcccccggatgcaatgtctgacgactcagaaaatccgcttcccaattttccactcccgggatgtggatagcagacaggtggcaggagtgagactccgcccatagaataatcttggtcacttcttccatcgctagggaactccttgttcccccctgatggttgatgtacgcaacagtcgtcatgttgtctgattgaaaccgtatgaacttggtcctcgctagctgaggccaagccttgagagcattgaatatcgctctcagttccagaatatttatcggtagaagagattcttcccgagaccaaagaccctgagctttcagggatccccagaccgcgccccagcccatcagactggcgtcggtcgtgacaatgacccactctggtctgtggaatgtcatccctcgtgacaggttgtccagggacagccaccaacggagtgagtctctggtcctctgatttacttgtatctttggagacaagtctgtatagtccccattccactgactgagcatgcacagttgtaatggtcttagatgaatgcgcgcaaaaggaactatgtccattgccgctaccatcaacccgatcacttccatgcactgagctacggaaggaagaggaacggaatgaagtattcgacaagagtccagaagctttgtctttctggcctctgttagaaaaatcctcatttctgaggagtctataattgttcccaagaagggaacccttgttgacggggatagagaactcttttccacgttcactttccagccgtgcgatctgagaaaggccaggacgatgtccgtgtgagcctttgctcgagggagggacgacgcttgaatcagaatgtcgtccaggtaaggtactactgcaatgccccttggtcttagcacagctagaagggaccctagtacctttgtgaaaatccttggagcagtggctaatccgaaaggaagcgccacgaactggtaatgtttgtccaggaatgtaaaccttaggaaccgatgatgttccttgtggataggaatatgtagatacgcatcctttaaatccaccgtggtcatgaattgaccttcctggatggaaggaaggatagttcgaatggtttccatcttgaaagatgggaccttgagaaatttgtttaagatcttgagatctaggattggtctgaatgttccctcttttttgggaactatgaacagattggagtagaaccccatcccttgttctctcaatggaacaggatgaatcactcccatttttaacaggtcttctacacaatgtaagaacgcctgtctttttatgtggtctgaagacaactgagacctgtggaaccttccccttgggggaagtcccttgaattccagaagataaccctgggagactatttctagcgcccaaggatccagaacatctcttgcccaagcctgagcgaagagagagagtctgccccccaccagatccggtcccggatcgggggccgatatttcatgctgtcttggtagcagtggcaggtttctttgcctgctttcccttgttccagccttgcattggtctccaagctggcttggcctgagaagtattaccctcttgcttagaggacgtagcaccttgggctggtccgtttttacgaaagggacgaaaattaggtctattttttgccttgaaaggccgatcctgaggaagggcatgacccttacccccagtgatatcagagataatctctttcaagtcaggaccaaacagcgttttccccttgaaaggaatgtttagtagcttgttcttggaagacgcatc
This genomic window contains:
- the SGO2 gene encoding shugoshin 2, yielding MDLTSSATQGPLQTMKERMRGKINGQLKNVKLNTSLAAKIKTKALNNSSILKISLKHNNKALARALTAEKEKARRLENDKMFLQKEVKMLHFQNALLRQNLCLVNKTLKDIDLFMNINLSTAIELSGMESSDTVSSDEQPCSERLSAMSCNEDQGVRFTGMPLRVPCTSAVDSNKNDSFSSAMDENQAHDLNVNCSITREKSSSLEKSKMDILAKPSIDDLPASVDKTYDSASQNKRVKSLESFDELTLTNSRTSDIGTFVTKRKKRSALPRSSSQKWEPNQSQCTDGIDNPTSSQWEHNSQTILPDSLCNGVNYKIPSPCDNNSHLNNQSGILHLSNVFVEMDSITKQYTENKERNTGAQWEPDEACNSQTVLSKSSGNSEIDVPYIANSEVFGLLTEKNKLSTMLSLSMQSVEGEPSMCLITEDSANNKHNTDNTMPSDHVEPVVNKEPQTEDASAQQEKTLYDADMELTSSDAASIVAVSSKSKKSKTKSKLPVKPDQTSLRKVKKSKKEKTKKICKNSLCSDENKDISKSKEKSDVVYDTEIEPLNIVHQSENIESNSNSHLNTEIDLNTNTVSQIIDKDSRRTYAVCVTHPIKQEEFDFNITSNIDNMQNQLRDPEQGDDVLFNEICQLKNSAVFEYEKEQVKSEKCRTEIALKQGQAKASDILKNSEKSKKKICKEKHSSKLLDQFPMENEGYKLVSSETLLDLQKGHNLQANVLQASMTNRYPSIRRETYVVCPPDTCIVQAPADFVSREDKICYRRETFVIPEPSLKTSNINDTIDIEKDTDLKPDAPSHSINSLGFTDILPLSEDNKSGCDKTHKKSKKFKSKVIPVDQNVDSCSEPSNSRSSQAAHNENRYKKSDHLLSQEDKRKTYMLPPKKNAVVNTKQTLVRESVIEPESSQPKKPTKFTSLFSTNEHDSFMLDMVSESILDSMVEFPSYEEFPSQSTGENVSLIMDKTLLKSIPLLDFTEDYNSCESSHPSKGISVLDENDHSNLQDHNGENVDCTFKKLSQVTESHEPSKF